Proteins from a single region of Flaviflexus salsibiostraticola:
- a CDS encoding dolichyl-phosphate-mannose--protein mannosyltransferase produces MIDQDSGPKTRELSERESAAWEIELRGRLGLVSTLPAQIRLWGWIVTAIAALLAAVTRLTGLTHPHQMVFDETYYVKGGYSLITYGYERDWVGSDADEMFVQGLDAAADTIGDYVVHPPLGKWLIGFGQALFGTDNGFGWRFATALAGIISVILITRIALHLFRSVPLAFAAGAFMALDGVGIVLSRTGILDSLLAVFVLAGFWAVLHDRDWTRRRLARRVAHGPVDREGRPLAALGPIILFRPWLLAAGVLIGLGCGVKWSAIYALAVFGILVFVWDTAAKRAIGVRRWFTSGVLTGGAPAFVNLVPIAIPTYLLAWLSWFLDPRGYRRGWAEMRRTIGEEVPFEQFGDTIAEFISYHRQMWGFHTGLDSEHTYMSQPWDWLLQLRPVNFYWPPEEKLVQDCGAERCVQAISSIGNPAVWWLAAASLIVVLWYAIVKSDWRAWAIVAGYGATYLPWYGYIGRTIYQFYSVAFLPFVVLALVFGLAWATDTLTPPNLTAVRRAAARRLKKRGAEDWTLTISPDEERTEDPSTHAHAAQSAISSEPAAMEAGTAAARTAPSPSDPEDSPYLDEPDLDHEDSASVEPDPIERAVATMGGPEALSYELHLGSKRASLIFSLTYGFVIAFAILWWPLWTGMTIPYEFWKLHIWLPGWS; encoded by the coding sequence GTGATCGACCAGGACAGCGGCCCGAAGACCCGCGAGCTCAGCGAACGTGAATCGGCGGCGTGGGAGATCGAGCTCCGCGGCCGGCTCGGACTCGTCTCGACACTGCCCGCCCAGATCCGCCTGTGGGGCTGGATCGTCACGGCGATCGCCGCCCTCCTCGCCGCCGTCACCCGCCTGACGGGCCTCACCCATCCGCACCAGATGGTGTTCGACGAGACCTACTACGTCAAGGGCGGCTACTCCCTCATCACCTACGGCTACGAGCGCGACTGGGTGGGGTCGGACGCCGACGAGATGTTCGTCCAGGGTTTGGATGCGGCGGCCGACACCATCGGTGACTACGTCGTCCATCCTCCCCTCGGCAAGTGGCTCATCGGCTTCGGACAGGCGCTCTTCGGCACCGACAACGGCTTCGGTTGGAGATTCGCCACAGCACTCGCCGGCATCATCTCCGTCATCCTCATCACCCGCATCGCCCTCCACCTGTTCCGCTCCGTCCCCCTCGCCTTCGCGGCCGGTGCGTTCATGGCCCTCGACGGCGTCGGCATCGTCCTCTCCCGCACGGGGATCCTCGACTCGCTCCTGGCGGTCTTCGTCCTCGCCGGATTCTGGGCGGTCCTCCACGATCGGGACTGGACCCGCCGCCGCCTCGCCAGGCGGGTGGCGCACGGGCCCGTTGACCGGGAGGGCCGCCCACTGGCGGCCCTCGGCCCCATCATCCTGTTCCGGCCCTGGCTGCTTGCCGCCGGTGTTCTCATCGGCCTCGGCTGCGGAGTGAAATGGTCGGCGATCTATGCCCTCGCCGTCTTCGGGATCCTCGTCTTCGTCTGGGACACCGCCGCGAAGAGGGCCATCGGAGTCAGGCGGTGGTTCACCTCCGGGGTCCTCACCGGCGGCGCTCCGGCCTTCGTCAATCTCGTCCCCATCGCCATCCCCACCTATCTCCTCGCCTGGCTCTCGTGGTTCCTCGACCCGCGCGGCTACCGGCGGGGCTGGGCGGAGATGAGGAGAACGATCGGCGAGGAGGTCCCCTTCGAGCAGTTCGGGGACACGATCGCCGAGTTCATCTCCTACCACCGGCAGATGTGGGGCTTCCACACGGGGCTCGACTCCGAGCACACGTACATGTCCCAGCCCTGGGATTGGCTCCTCCAGCTGCGGCCGGTCAACTTCTATTGGCCGCCGGAGGAGAAGCTCGTCCAGGACTGCGGCGCGGAGCGCTGCGTCCAGGCCATCTCCTCCATCGGCAACCCAGCCGTATGGTGGCTGGCCGCCGCCTCCCTCATCGTCGTCCTCTGGTACGCGATTGTGAAGAGTGATTGGCGCGCCTGGGCGATCGTCGCCGGCTATGGGGCAACCTATCTGCCGTGGTACGGCTACATCGGCCGCACGATCTACCAGTTCTACTCGGTCGCCTTCCTCCCGTTCGTCGTCCTTGCCCTCGTCTTCGGCCTCGCCTGGGCGACGGATACGCTGACCCCACCGAATCTCACGGCGGTCCGCAGAGCGGCCGCACGCCGGCTGAAGAAGCGCGGCGCAGAGGATTGGACGCTGACGATCAGCCCGGATGAGGAGCGGACGGAAGACCCGTCGACGCATGCGCACGCCGCGCAGAGTGCCATCTCCTCGGAGCCGGCGGCGATGGAGGCCGGCACCGCAGCCGCTCGGACCGCACCCTCCCCGTCGGACCCCGAGGATTCGCCTTATCTCGACGAACCCGATCTGGATCATGAGGACTCCGCGTCGGTCGAGCCGGACCCGATCGAACGGGCGGTGGCGACGATGGGCGGACCCGAGGCCCTCAGCTACGAGCTCCACCTCGGCTCGAAGCGTGCCTCTCTCATCTTCTCCCTCACCTACGGATTCGTCATCGCCTTCGCAATCCTCTGGTGGCCGCTGTGGACGGGAATGACGATCCCCTACGAGTTCTGGAAACTCCACATCTGGCTGCCGGGCTGGTCCTGA
- the rsmI gene encoding 16S rRNA (cytidine(1402)-2'-O)-methyltransferase, which produces MSDGKIYLAATPIGDPNDATPRLRTLLETADVIGAEDTRRLLNLAGRIGVTPAGRILAFHDHNEAERTGELLDAARAGQTVLVVSDAGMPTVSDPGYRLVRRAHDENVPVTVVPGASAVLTALAISGLATDRFSFEGFAPRKDGERSRVFAELARERRTMVFFDSPHRTADTLAAMAEHFGEDREAAVCRELTKTYEEVKRGPLGELAGWAQEGVRGEITLVVSGAVDAEPSADDFVAEVNMLADSGMRLKAAAAYVSERTGVRKKELYEAALRVRDEE; this is translated from the coding sequence GTGAGCGACGGAAAGATCTACCTGGCAGCGACCCCCATCGGCGACCCGAACGATGCGACGCCGCGGCTGCGCACCCTGCTGGAGACGGCGGATGTCATCGGCGCCGAGGACACGCGTCGGCTCCTCAACCTCGCCGGGCGGATCGGCGTCACCCCGGCGGGACGGATCCTCGCCTTCCACGACCACAACGAGGCGGAGCGGACCGGTGAGCTGCTCGACGCGGCCCGGGCCGGGCAGACCGTGCTCGTCGTCTCGGACGCGGGGATGCCGACGGTGTCCGATCCGGGGTACCGCCTCGTCCGCCGCGCCCACGACGAGAACGTGCCCGTCACCGTCGTTCCCGGCGCCTCGGCGGTCCTCACCGCCCTCGCGATCTCAGGCCTCGCCACCGATCGCTTCAGCTTCGAGGGGTTCGCACCCCGCAAGGATGGCGAGCGCTCACGCGTATTCGCCGAGCTTGCCCGGGAGAGGCGGACGATGGTGTTCTTCGATTCTCCGCACCGAACGGCCGACACTCTCGCGGCTATGGCCGAGCACTTCGGTGAGGACCGCGAGGCGGCCGTCTGCCGGGAGCTGACGAAGACCTACGAAGAGGTGAAGAGAGGACCGCTCGGGGAGCTGGCCGGATGGGCGCAGGAGGGCGTGCGCGGCGAGATCACCCTCGTCGTCAGCGGCGCGGTCGATGCCGAGCCGAGTGCCGATGACTTCGTCGCCGAGGTCAATATGCTCGCCGATTCAGGCATGCGCCTCAAGGCTGCCGCCGCGTACGTGTCCGAGCGGACAGGGGTGCGCAAGAAGGAGCTGTACGAGGCGGCCCTCAGGGTGAGGGACGAGGAATAA